A part of Bacillus spongiae genomic DNA contains:
- a CDS encoding nucleotidyltransferase-like protein: MEHILRPIYQERASQQNTLGVILIEKRHDTSSVTDTFDAVLLIIVKDGEEAIFTKHYIYEEQKAAMHVVTEDQLNEWLLLGSNRKIVDWLFNGKVLFDRNEYIEKLKMELRDFPFYGRKIKMGMEFAKLIRRYLDGKAFFEAKQYLDAYNHIVHSLHHLARLAVIENGFHPEITVWQQVKQIEPEIFKLYSELVTSDEPIKKRLELLFIASEFMIHSRTSSCATHILDTMKEKEQWTIQELQEHPHLKHYSVDLGVLIEYLIDKKIIEIYKTDTKGLYVYHRHYKVSL; this comes from the coding sequence ATGGAACACATTTTGAGACCGATATATCAGGAGCGGGCTAGTCAGCAAAATACTTTAGGTGTAATACTAATTGAAAAGCGACATGATACAAGTTCAGTGACAGATACGTTTGATGCTGTGTTATTAATTATTGTTAAAGATGGAGAGGAAGCTATTTTTACAAAGCATTATATTTATGAAGAACAAAAAGCAGCGATGCATGTTGTGACGGAAGATCAGTTGAATGAATGGTTACTATTAGGGTCAAACCGAAAAATAGTAGATTGGCTATTTAATGGAAAGGTTCTATTTGACCGGAATGAATATATTGAGAAATTAAAAATGGAATTAAGAGATTTCCCTTTTTATGGAAGAAAAATTAAGATGGGGATGGAATTTGCTAAGTTAATCAGAAGATATTTAGATGGCAAAGCGTTTTTTGAGGCAAAGCAATATTTAGATGCCTATAATCATATTGTTCATTCATTACATCATCTGGCTCGCTTGGCTGTCATTGAAAATGGATTTCATCCTGAAATTACAGTTTGGCAACAGGTAAAACAAATCGAACCAGAAATATTCAAATTATATAGTGAGCTTGTTACAAGTGATGAACCGATTAAAAAGCGACTTGAATTACTATTTATTGCAAGTGAGTTTATGATACATTCGAGAACGTCTAGTTGTGCGACACATATTTTAGATACAATGAAAGAAAAAGAACAGTGGACGATTCAAGAACTTCAAGAGCACCCTCATTTAAAGCATTATTCAGTCGATCTAGGTGTACTAATAGAATACTTAATCGATAAAAAAATCATTGAGATTTATAAAACGGATACAAAAGGACTATACGTCTATCATCGGCATTATAAAGTTTCCCTTTAA
- the bcp gene encoding thioredoxin-dependent thiol peroxidase, producing MAIEVGMAAPTFELEANTGELISLSDYKGKKNIVLYFYPKDMTPGCTTEACDFRDRHEEFTNLETVILGVSPDPLQRHQKFVDKYGLPFVLLADEDHKVAEQYEVWKLKKNFGKEYMGIERSTFIIGKDGNIVKEWRKVRVKDHVQEALTYIKENLS from the coding sequence ATGGCTATTGAAGTTGGAATGGCTGCACCTACGTTTGAACTAGAAGCAAACACAGGTGAGCTCATCTCCTTGTCAGATTATAAAGGAAAGAAAAATATTGTACTTTATTTTTACCCAAAGGATATGACACCGGGGTGTACAACGGAAGCATGTGACTTCCGTGATAGACATGAGGAATTTACAAATTTAGAGACGGTTATTTTAGGGGTAAGTCCTGATCCACTTCAACGTCACCAAAAATTTGTAGACAAGTATGGTTTACCTTTCGTCCTTTTAGCAGATGAAGACCATAAAGTTGCAGAGCAATATGAGGTATGGAAGTTGAAAAAGAACTTTGGTAAAGAATATATGGGAATCGAACGATCTACCTTCATCATTGGTAAAGATGGAAATATTGTAAAGGAATGGCGAAAGGTGAGAGTGAAGGATCATGTTCAAGAGGCTTTAACGTATATAAAAGAAAATTTATCGTAA
- a CDS encoding ABC transporter permease has product MFYLSMFFQYVAQYMKTRMQYRTDLIIEITSDLLFQAVNLVFILVVFGHTHYLSGWNREEIIFIYGFFLVPYAIFSSFFNIWDFNDRYIVKGEMDRILTRPIHSLFQVILERMELESLFGIVTGLGVMLYAGRKLGLELSWYDPIMFIIFVLGGALVYAGIFIALASIGFWSDAKTSIMPMMYNIGNYGRYPVDIYHSVIRFVLTWILPFAFVGVYPSSFFLGKEEWYHYAFMTPVVGILFFLLSIFLWNLGVKQYRGAGN; this is encoded by the coding sequence GTGTTTTATCTATCTATGTTTTTTCAATATGTTGCCCAATATATGAAAACGAGAATGCAGTACCGGACAGATTTAATAATCGAAATAACCTCTGACCTTTTATTTCAAGCTGTAAATTTAGTTTTTATTTTAGTAGTGTTCGGACATACGCATTATTTAAGTGGCTGGAACCGAGAGGAGATTATTTTTATTTATGGCTTTTTTCTCGTTCCATATGCTATTTTTTCATCGTTTTTTAATATTTGGGATTTTAATGACCGGTATATCGTCAAAGGTGAGATGGATCGAATATTAACAAGGCCCATTCATAGCCTTTTTCAAGTGATATTAGAAAGAATGGAATTGGAATCATTATTTGGTATTGTGACAGGATTAGGTGTAATGCTCTATGCTGGACGGAAGCTAGGCCTTGAACTTTCTTGGTATGACCCAATCATGTTTATAATATTTGTTCTAGGTGGAGCGTTAGTATATGCTGGGATATTTATTGCGCTGGCTAGTATTGGTTTTTGGTCAGACGCCAAAACATCCATTATGCCCATGATGTATAATATCGGGAATTATGGACGTTATCCGGTTGATATTTATCATTCGGTTATTCGTTTTGTATTAACTTGGATTTTGCCGTTTGCCTTCGTTGGTGTCTATCCTTCTTCATTCTTTTTAGGGAAAGAGGAATGGTATCATTATGCATTTATGACACCAGTGGTGGGGATTTTATTCTTTTTACTTTCGATTTTTCTTTGGAATTTAGGTGTTAAACAATATAGGGGGGCCGGTAATTAA
- the perR gene encoding peroxide-responsive transcriptional repressor PerR, producing the protein MSHSQLSEAITTLKGTGVRITPQRHAILEYLIESMSHPTADEIYKALEGKFPNMSVATVYNNLRVFREVGLVKELTYGDSSSRFDFITTEHYHAICEKCGKIVDFHYPGLNEVEDLASHVTEFNVSHHRLEIYGICKGCQEVNHTQ; encoded by the coding sequence ATGTCTCATTCGCAGTTAAGCGAAGCGATTACTACATTAAAAGGCACTGGGGTTCGAATCACTCCACAGCGTCATGCGATACTTGAATACTTGATCGAATCCATGTCGCACCCTACAGCGGATGAAATATATAAGGCGTTGGAAGGGAAATTTCCGAATATGAGTGTTGCGACGGTTTATAACAATTTACGAGTATTTCGTGAAGTTGGTTTGGTTAAAGAGTTAACGTACGGTGATTCTTCAAGCAGGTTTGATTTCATTACAACGGAACATTACCATGCGATTTGTGAAAAATGTGGGAAAATCGTGGATTTTCACTATCCTGGTTTAAATGAGGTTGAGGATTTAGCCTCTCATGTCACGGAGTTTAATGTAAGTCATCATCGTTTGGAAATATATGGAATTTGCAAAGGGTGCCAAGAGGTAAATCATACACAATAA
- a CDS encoding ion channel: protein MYVIAIIVIMLMFGSLRTLFTPTETRRHHISLHYFLFLCIVYIIFMTGFALLYLIFEMKGINVLLENGQHLEGDYQHHFFTTLYFSGVTLFSLGYGDISPIGIGRGIALIESLLGFTVPAAFVVKTVLTVDH from the coding sequence ATGTATGTCATCGCTATAATTGTTATTATGCTAATGTTTGGAAGTCTTCGTACTTTATTCACTCCCACAGAAACGAGAAGGCATCATATTTCGCTTCATTACTTCTTATTCCTTTGTATAGTGTATATCATTTTTATGACAGGCTTTGCTTTACTTTATTTAATCTTTGAAATGAAGGGAATAAACGTACTATTAGAAAATGGGCAACATCTAGAAGGTGATTATCAACATCATTTTTTTACAACCCTATACTTTAGCGGTGTTACTCTATTTTCTTTAGGTTACGGCGATATCTCACCAATCGGTATAGGGAGAGGAATTGCTCTAATAGAATCTTTATTAGGATTTACTGTCCCAGCGGCATTTGTTGTTAAGACTGTCCTTACGGTTGATCATTAA
- a CDS encoding ABC transporter permease, with amino-acid sequence MAKYIEMMRIRFLMMLAYRTNYYSGILIYAINIGAYYFLWQAIYGGKENIQGLSVSQMTTYVAVAWMARAFYFNNIDREIATEIKEGKVAVELIRPYSYLGMKTMQGFGEGVFRLLFFSIPGMVLVTFIFSLSLSTNLLTWCLFVFSLFFSFLINTQINLLTGMTTFFLFNNDGLIRAKRVVIDLFSGLLLPISFFPMWAQSVMQYLPFQGISYIPSMIFTNSFSSEELIFALMLQVGWVLVLVFPIGVLWNRAKKQLIIQGG; translated from the coding sequence ATGGCGAAGTATATTGAGATGATGCGAATTCGTTTCTTAATGATGCTGGCCTATCGAACAAATTATTATAGTGGAATCTTAATTTACGCAATCAATATTGGAGCCTATTATTTTCTCTGGCAAGCTATATATGGGGGTAAAGAGAATATTCAAGGTTTAAGTGTCTCGCAAATGACGACATATGTTGCCGTCGCCTGGATGGCTAGAGCGTTTTATTTTAATAATATTGATCGAGAAATTGCAACAGAAATTAAAGAAGGGAAAGTGGCAGTAGAGTTAATAAGGCCCTACAGTTATTTAGGTATGAAGACGATGCAAGGGTTTGGGGAAGGAGTTTTCCGACTGCTGTTTTTCTCTATTCCAGGAATGGTGCTCGTTACCTTCATTTTTTCTTTATCCCTATCAACGAATCTATTAACTTGGTGTTTATTCGTTTTTTCACTGTTTTTTAGCTTTTTGATTAATACCCAAATTAACCTCTTAACAGGGATGACAACTTTCTTTTTATTTAATAATGATGGTTTGATTAGAGCTAAGCGTGTGGTCATAGATCTATTTTCAGGGTTACTGCTACCAATTAGTTTTTTTCCAATGTGGGCACAATCAGTAATGCAATACTTGCCATTTCAAGGCATAAGCTATATTCCTAGTATGATTTTTACAAATAGTTTTTCTAGTGAGGAGTTGATTTTCGCACTTATGCTTCAGGTTGGATGGGTACTCGTGCTGGTATTCCCAATCGGGGTATTGTGGAATAGAGCGAAAAAGCAACTAATTATCCAAGGGGGCTGA
- a CDS encoding YgzB family protein, which yields MAKYSNKINKIRTFALSLIFIGILIMYVGIFFRQTPIVMTLFIIIGFLAIIASTVVYFWIGMLSTKAVQVVCPSCNKTTKVLGRVDMCMYCNEPLTLDPSLEGKEFDEKYNKKK from the coding sequence ATGGCAAAGTACTCAAATAAAATAAATAAAATACGCACATTTGCACTTAGTCTTATTTTTATAGGAATTTTGATTATGTATGTCGGCATCTTTTTTCGTCAAACTCCCATCGTGATGACACTGTTCATTATTATTGGATTTTTAGCGATTATCGCGAGCACTGTCGTATATTTTTGGATAGGGATGCTGTCCACTAAAGCTGTTCAAGTCGTTTGTCCAAGTTGTAATAAAACAACAAAAGTATTAGGTCGTGTAGATATGTGCATGTATTGTAACGAACCACTAACATTAGATCCTTCCCTTGAAGGAAAAGAATTTGATGAAAAATATAATAAAAAAAAGTAG